Proteins from a genomic interval of Desulfurobacterium sp. TC5-1:
- a CDS encoding NHL repeat-containing protein: MSYNKRLIAAFLVGLLYTFPAVSRAQEVVSTKVLGIINIDETGKALTYPGSIFYDRRSRQLYVVEPGKSKVIFYTPDFFPFMALGKGYGIKDPVDLFVDKKGKFYFISSNERKIYVLSPSLILKKIIPIKGFKGASKFIPTHVAVNPVTGEIYVTGAGKDFVACFNQNGNFTRFLYPEIKVKGERVGSIVSNVGVDSLGRVYLVALDFGQVYVFDKDGAFLFKFGTHGANFGQLSQPSAVAVDEDNRRIYVCDPMRHAVLAYDMSGKFLFEFGGRGWSPGWFNYPTDVAVDERGNVIVTDWLNQRIQILKPEKNKIVPVETTMPSNRAD, from the coding sequence ATGTCATACAACAAAAGGTTAATAGCTGCCTTTTTGGTTGGTTTGCTTTACACTTTTCCTGCTGTCTCAAGGGCGCAGGAAGTTGTTTCAACAAAAGTGCTCGGCATCATTAACATAGATGAGACCGGGAAGGCTTTGACCTATCCCGGTTCCATCTTTTATGACAGAAGATCCCGGCAGCTTTATGTTGTTGAACCTGGAAAGTCCAAGGTTATTTTCTATACACCGGATTTCTTTCCTTTTATGGCGTTGGGGAAAGGGTACGGAATAAAGGATCCTGTTGATCTTTTTGTGGATAAAAAGGGCAAGTTTTATTTTATTTCTTCTAATGAAAGGAAGATCTATGTTCTTTCCCCGTCTCTTATATTGAAAAAAATAATTCCCATAAAAGGCTTTAAGGGAGCTTCAAAATTTATTCCGACTCATGTGGCAGTTAATCCTGTTACGGGTGAAATATACGTTACCGGTGCTGGAAAAGATTTTGTTGCCTGCTTTAATCAAAACGGAAATTTCACAAGATTTCTATATCCGGAAATAAAAGTTAAAGGTGAAAGGGTAGGGTCTATAGTTTCCAATGTTGGTGTTGACTCTCTTGGCCGTGTTTATCTTGTTGCACTTGATTTTGGTCAGGTTTACGTTTTTGATAAGGATGGTGCATTTCTGTTTAAATTTGGAACTCACGGTGCAAATTTCGGTCAGTTAAGCCAGCCTTCTGCCGTTGCAGTTGATGAGGATAACAGGCGTATCTATGTTTGTGACCCAATGAGGCACGCTGTGCTTGCATACGATATGTCCGGAAAGTTTCTTTTTGAATTTGGTGGAAGAGGGTGGTCACCCGGCTGGTTTAATTATCCTACGGATGTTGCGGTTGACGAAAGGGGAAATGTTATAGTAACTGACTGGCTGAATCAGAGGATTCAAATTCTTAAACCCGAGAAAAATAAAATTGTTCCTGTAGAAACCACAATGCCTTCTAACAGGGCTGATTAA
- the panB gene encoding 3-methyl-2-oxobutanoate hydroxymethyltransferase, which translates to MKKVTTKTLLEMKRNGEKITMLTAYDYTSALIVDSAGVDIILVGDSLGMVMLGYDSTIPVTMEEMVHHTRAVVRARKRAMVIFDMPFLSYQTGKRDAILNAGRALKETGCDAVKIEGGKEQEDTIKALVDAGIPVCGHIGLQPQSVNVYGGYVLRGKGEEREKLVEDAKAVERAGAFAVVLEKVPSDLAKEITESLSIPTIGIGAGKYCDGQVLVFHDMIGMFDKFKPKFVKRYAEVGKEIRSAVESYVKEVKNGVFPGEEHSY; encoded by the coding sequence ATGAAAAAAGTTACGACAAAAACATTGCTTGAAATGAAAAGGAACGGTGAAAAGATTACCATGCTTACCGCTTATGATTACACTTCTGCTTTAATAGTTGATAGTGCAGGCGTTGATATTATCCTTGTAGGTGATTCACTTGGTATGGTTATGCTTGGCTATGATTCAACGATTCCCGTAACCATGGAAGAGATGGTTCACCATACAAGGGCTGTTGTCAGGGCAAGAAAAAGGGCAATGGTGATTTTTGACATGCCCTTCCTCTCTTATCAGACGGGAAAGAGAGATGCTATTTTAAATGCTGGAAGAGCTTTAAAAGAAACCGGATGTGATGCCGTTAAGATAGAGGGTGGAAAAGAACAGGAGGATACGATAAAAGCGCTTGTTGATGCTGGAATTCCCGTTTGTGGTCATATAGGACTTCAGCCACAAAGTGTTAACGTCTATGGTGGTTATGTGTTAAGAGGGAAGGGAGAGGAGAGAGAGAAATTGGTAGAGGACGCTAAAGCTGTTGAGAGAGCAGGAGCCTTTGCCGTTGTTCTTGAAAAGGTACCTTCAGACCTTGCTAAAGAGATAACGGAATCTCTTTCCATTCCGACTATCGGTATCGGTGCTGGAAAGTACTGTGACGGTCAGGTTTTAGTTTTTCATGACATGATAGGAATGTTTGATAAGTTTAAGCCTAAGTTTGTCAAGCGTTATGCGGAAGTCGGGAAAGAGATACGCAGTGCCGTTGAAAGTTACGTTAAAGAGGTGAAAAACGGCGTATTTCCCGGCGAGGAGCATTCTTACTGA
- a CDS encoding prefoldin subunit codes for MKKKKKQKNKEIVEFLKKLPAERKIYYKAGNIMVEVSREEAINLLEKENRGEN; via the coding sequence ATGAAGAAGAAGAAAAAGCAGAAAAATAAAGAAATCGTAGAATTCCTGAAAAAACTTCCTGCTGAAAGGAAGATATACTACAAAGCCGGAAACATCATGGTAGAAGTTTCCAGAGAAGAGGCGATAAATCTTCTTGAAAAAGAAAACCGCGGGGAGAATTAA
- a CDS encoding ATP citrate lyase citrate-binding domain-containing protein, translating to MAQRGIREYDAKRMLFNHWSEYFDGDFKYDFKSVLITPETDLDKLPERHPWLLHMPLVAKPDMLFGKRGKLGLVLYKIEKPGDVKWEDVKKWIKEKMSEPVTIKGQTGYLTHFIVEPFVPHDEEYYIAMTMEREGDKIFMSAFGGIDVEENWDKVKEVFIPALAADEEIKKLIRENVPAEIKDKDKYANFVQKLYNFFKDLHFTYLEINPLAMTGNQVYPLDFVARLDDTAQFVAGRKWGEIEFPSGFGRELTPEEKYIKDMDEKSGASLKLTILNPEGRIWTLVAGGGASVVYADTIADLGYVDELANYGEYSGNPSRAETREYVKTVFDLMTRNKDPQGRPKILIIGGAIANFTDVAKTFAGIIDAMKEYADKLRDVGVRIYVRRGGPNYELGLKQIKEAAEGLGLPIEVYGPETHITAIVSKALSDNK from the coding sequence ATGGCACAGAGAGGAATTAGAGAATACGATGCCAAAAGAATGCTTTTTAACCACTGGTCTGAGTATTTTGACGGTGACTTTAAATACGATTTCAAATCTGTTCTTATAACACCGGAAACAGACCTTGATAAACTTCCAGAACGTCATCCGTGGCTTCTTCACATGCCGCTTGTCGCAAAGCCTGACATGCTTTTCGGTAAGAGAGGAAAACTCGGTCTTGTCCTTTATAAGATTGAAAAGCCAGGTGATGTTAAGTGGGAAGATGTTAAAAAGTGGATAAAGGAAAAGATGTCTGAGCCTGTTACTATTAAAGGGCAGACAGGTTACCTCACACACTTTATCGTTGAGCCGTTCGTTCCTCATGATGAGGAGTACTACATTGCTATGACGATGGAAAGGGAAGGTGACAAAATCTTCATGTCTGCCTTCGGTGGTATTGATGTTGAGGAAAACTGGGATAAGGTGAAGGAGGTTTTCATTCCTGCACTTGCAGCGGATGAGGAAATTAAAAAGCTTATAAGAGAAAATGTTCCTGCGGAAATAAAAGATAAGGATAAGTATGCAAACTTTGTTCAGAAGCTTTATAACTTCTTTAAAGACCTTCACTTTACCTACCTTGAAATCAACCCTCTTGCTATGACAGGAAACCAGGTTTATCCTCTTGACTTTGTGGCAAGGCTTGATGATACGGCTCAGTTTGTTGCTGGAAGAAAGTGGGGAGAGATAGAGTTCCCGAGCGGATTTGGCAGGGAGCTTACACCTGAAGAGAAGTACATTAAAGATATGGACGAAAAGTCAGGTGCTTCTCTTAAACTGACAATTCTCAACCCTGAAGGTAGAATCTGGACATTGGTTGCCGGTGGTGGCGCTTCTGTTGTTTATGCCGATACAATTGCAGACCTTGGCTATGTTGATGAGCTTGCCAACTACGGTGAGTATTCAGGTAACCCTTCAAGGGCTGAAACGAGGGAGTACGTCAAAACTGTTTTTGATCTTATGACGAGAAATAAAGATCCACAGGGAAGACCGAAGATTCTCATCATAGGTGGTGCTATTGCTAACTTTACAGACGTTGCCAAGACGTTTGCCGGAATCATAGACGCTATGAAGGAGTATGCTGATAAGCTTAGAGATGTTGGTGTCAGGATTTACGTTAGACGTGGTGGTCCAAATTATGAGCTTGGACTTAAGCAGATAAAAGAAGCGGCTGAAGGTCTCGGCCTTCCAATAGAGGTTTACGGTCCTGAAACTCACATTACAGCAATAGTTAGCAAAGCTTTAAGCGACAATAAATAA
- the pfdA gene encoding prefoldin subunit alpha — translation MLKKLLKKDDKKMAELNRQLRSYIAQIEALRVEIANIDDLISEYRATITTLKNLKDLGDGKEVLLPVGRIAQVAAKLEKVEKVVISIGSGISVELPFKEAVSQIEKEIAALIVLREALEKAMVDLYAKVEETTEKIREHGQAEASEEAKDEEEEKAEK, via the coding sequence ATGTTGAAGAAACTGTTAAAGAAAGATGACAAGAAAATGGCAGAACTCAACAGGCAGTTGAGAAGCTACATTGCACAGATTGAAGCCCTGCGCGTAGAAATTGCGAACATTGACGACCTGATATCCGAATACAGAGCAACAATAACCACACTCAAAAACCTTAAAGACCTTGGCGACGGTAAAGAAGTCTTACTTCCAGTAGGCAGAATCGCACAGGTTGCTGCAAAACTTGAAAAAGTTGAAAAAGTAGTCATAAGCATCGGAAGCGGAATATCCGTTGAACTGCCGTTTAAAGAAGCAGTATCTCAGATAGAAAAAGAAATTGCCGCTCTAATTGTTCTCAGAGAAGCACTTGAAAAAGCGATGGTTGACCTGTATGCTAAAGTAGAAGAGACAACAGAGAAAATAAGAGAGCACGGACAAGCTGAAGCTTCAGAAGAGGCCAAAGATGAAGAAGAAGAAAAAGCAGAAAAATAA
- a CDS encoding DsrE family protein, which produces MKLAVVIGTDKIRRIRSAMKFANIAVDAGNEVKVFFLGECFDTKIIDAEEVNLKERMESFLEKGGQLYTCGTCIVIEKYVDTGACPLSTMEDLYEIIEWADKIIHF; this is translated from the coding sequence ATGAAACTTGCTGTTGTTATTGGTACTGATAAAATCAGGCGTATCCGCAGTGCTATGAAGTTTGCCAACATTGCTGTTGATGCTGGTAATGAAGTAAAGGTCTTTTTCCTTGGCGAGTGTTTTGATACAAAGATAATTGATGCTGAAGAGGTTAACTTAAAGGAAAGAATGGAGAGTTTTCTGGAAAAGGGCGGACAACTTTACACTTGTGGAACGTGCATTGTTATTGAGAAGTATGTTGATACCGGTGCCTGCCCTCTTTCAACGATGGAAGATTTATATGAAATCATTGAATGGGCTGATAAAATTATTCATTTTTGA
- a CDS encoding dipeptide/oligopeptide/nickel ABC transporter ATP-binding protein, whose translation MVVLECKDIYKSFPIRRNFSLSVLKGVSLRIEKGKSVGILGDSGCGKTTLAKILLDLEKPDEGDVLYKGNSIYKMDKKRYKTYRLNVQAVFQNPYGSLNPRMKVKDIVAEGLKINFDLRRDEIEEKVKETLSLCGLSESVLNLYPHQLSGGQRQRIAIARAIILKPEVIIADEPTSALDVSIQSQIINLFLELQEKFSVSYLFISHNPAVVDALCDEIYLIKSGLIRKGLYLL comes from the coding sequence ATGGTTGTTTTAGAGTGTAAGGACATTTATAAATCTTTTCCTATCAGGAGAAACTTTTCTCTTTCCGTTTTAAAAGGTGTTTCTCTGCGGATAGAAAAGGGAAAAAGTGTAGGAATTTTAGGGGACAGCGGCTGTGGTAAAACGACCCTTGCAAAGATTCTCCTTGACCTTGAGAAACCTGATGAGGGTGATGTCCTCTACAAAGGTAACTCAATTTACAAAATGGATAAGAAACGCTATAAAACCTACAGGTTAAATGTTCAGGCAGTGTTCCAGAATCCTTATGGTTCTCTCAATCCCCGCATGAAAGTAAAGGATATAGTGGCTGAAGGGTTGAAGATCAACTTTGATTTGAGAAGAGATGAGATAGAGGAAAAAGTTAAAGAGACACTTTCTCTATGCGGACTTTCTGAATCTGTTCTTAACCTTTATCCTCATCAGCTTTCTGGTGGGCAGAGGCAGAGGATTGCAATAGCAAGGGCAATAATTCTAAAACCAGAAGTAATAATTGCTGATGAACCAACTTCTGCTCTTGATGTGTCCATCCAATCTCAAATAATAAATCTTTTTCTGGAGCTTCAGGAAAAGTTTTCTGTTAGTTATCTTTTTATAAGTCACAATCCCGCAGTGGTGGATGCTCTGTGTGATGAAATATATTTGATAAAAAGTGGTCTAATTAGGAAAGGTTTATATCTGCTTTAA
- a CDS encoding citrate/2-methylcitrate synthase, producing the protein MARPDYILFDRNTKAIFWNLNRNAIQRMLDYDFIVGRSPSIVAIVAPTQNRKFEKFFHGTKEIMIPIYKSTAEAAEKHPEADVLVNFASFRTAYNVTLEAINIPTIKTIAITAEGIPERFARDMALKAKKAGKVIIGPATVGGIAAGAFRIGNAGGTIENIVKSKLHRPGSVGLVTRSGGLFNELSNVIARNADGIVEGIAIGGDRFPGSDFLDHLLRFQKNPQVKFMIMLGELGGDLEYRVVEALKDGLITKPLIAWCIGTISKHFAGEVQFGHAGAKAGADRETADAKNAALRAAGALVPNSFDEFPELIRGVYEDLKSKGLIGEIEEPEVPELPEDYAKLVKAGKVRKPTNFICTISDDRGEEATYCGLPISEVIEREFSIADVIGLLWFKRKFPDWASKFIDMVIKVVADHGPCVSGAHNAKVTARAGKDLMSALATGILTIGPRFGGAIDGAAKYFKFAKEQGMDPFEFVDYMKNVEKIPIPGIGHRIKSTKNPDKRVELLKNFAKEKFPSTELLDYALEVEKVTTAKKENLILNVDGTIGVLLVDMFRNLGYSDSEIDELINAGAFNAFFVLGRSIGFIGHILDEKRLAMPLYRHPMDDVLYDVKRPEGL; encoded by the coding sequence ATGGCAAGACCCGATTACATTCTTTTTGATAGAAATACGAAGGCTATTTTCTGGAACTTAAACAGAAATGCTATTCAAAGGATGCTCGATTACGATTTTATTGTTGGAAGGAGCCCGAGTATCGTTGCAATCGTTGCGCCTACTCAGAACAGGAAATTTGAAAAGTTCTTCCACGGCACAAAAGAGATTATGATACCTATCTACAAGTCAACAGCAGAGGCAGCAGAAAAGCATCCGGAAGCTGATGTTCTGGTTAACTTTGCTTCTTTCAGAACTGCCTACAACGTTACACTTGAGGCTATCAACATTCCAACAATAAAAACAATAGCTATTACTGCTGAAGGTATTCCTGAAAGATTTGCAAGGGATATGGCTCTTAAGGCGAAAAAGGCAGGAAAAGTGATCATTGGCCCTGCTACTGTTGGTGGTATTGCCGCTGGAGCATTTAGGATTGGAAACGCCGGCGGAACGATTGAGAATATCGTTAAATCAAAGCTTCACAGACCCGGTTCTGTTGGCCTTGTTACCCGTTCCGGTGGACTCTTCAACGAACTTTCAAATGTAATTGCAAGGAATGCTGACGGTATTGTTGAAGGTATCGCTATTGGTGGTGACAGATTTCCAGGGTCTGATTTCCTCGATCATCTTCTCAGATTTCAGAAGAATCCACAGGTTAAATTTATGATTATGCTTGGAGAACTTGGTGGAGACCTTGAATACAGAGTTGTTGAGGCTCTTAAGGATGGTCTTATTACCAAGCCTCTCATTGCATGGTGTATTGGAACTATTTCAAAGCACTTTGCCGGAGAAGTTCAGTTTGGTCACGCAGGTGCAAAAGCCGGTGCTGATAGAGAAACAGCAGATGCTAAAAATGCTGCTTTAAGGGCTGCAGGTGCGCTTGTTCCTAACTCTTTTGACGAATTCCCTGAACTTATAAGGGGTGTTTACGAAGATCTTAAGTCAAAGGGTCTAATTGGGGAGATTGAAGAACCTGAAGTTCCAGAACTTCCTGAAGATTACGCAAAACTTGTTAAGGCCGGAAAGGTTAGAAAGCCTACCAACTTTATCTGTACTATATCCGACGACAGAGGCGAAGAGGCAACGTACTGTGGACTTCCAATTTCAGAAGTTATTGAGAGAGAATTCTCAATCGCTGACGTTATAGGTCTTCTCTGGTTTAAGAGGAAGTTCCCTGACTGGGCTTCTAAGTTCATAGATATGGTTATTAAAGTTGTTGCGGATCACGGTCCCTGTGTTTCAGGTGCTCACAACGCAAAGGTTACTGCAAGAGCAGGAAAAGATCTCATGTCAGCTCTTGCAACAGGTATCCTTACGATAGGACCAAGGTTCGGTGGTGCTATTGACGGAGCTGCCAAGTACTTTAAGTTTGCTAAAGAACAGGGTATGGATCCGTTTGAGTTTGTTGACTATATGAAGAATGTTGAGAAGATCCCTATTCCAGGTATCGGTCACAGAATTAAATCAACAAAGAACCCTGACAAGAGGGTTGAACTTCTCAAAAACTTTGCAAAGGAAAAGTTCCCATCAACAGAGCTTTTAGACTATGCTCTTGAAGTAGAAAAGGTTACGACTGCCAAGAAAGAGAACCTTATCCTTAACGTTGATGGAACAATAGGTGTTCTCCTTGTTGATATGTTCAGAAACCTTGGATACTCAGATTCTGAAATTGACGAGCTTATCAATGCAGGTGCCTTTAACGCGTTCTTCGTTCTTGGAAGGTCTATCGGATTTATAGGCCACATTCTTGACGAGAAGAGACTTGCAATGCCTCTCTACAGGCATCCTATGGATGATGTTCTCTATGATGTTAAGAGGCCTGAAGGTCTATAA
- a CDS encoding MTH1187 family thiamine-binding protein, which translates to MSVLVEFAMFPTDKGESVSKYVSRIIKMIDESGVEYKLTPMGTVFETDTIEEALEIIKKAYKELEPDCNRIYSTVKFDIRKGRKNRMKQKIESVEKRIGREIKKI; encoded by the coding sequence ATGTCCGTTCTGGTTGAATTTGCCATGTTCCCCACCGACAAAGGAGAGAGCGTAAGCAAGTATGTAAGCAGAATTATAAAGATGATTGATGAGTCCGGGGTAGAATATAAACTCACGCCGATGGGAACTGTGTTTGAAACAGATACAATTGAAGAAGCGTTAGAGATTATCAAAAAAGCGTACAAAGAGTTAGAACCAGACTGTAACAGGATCTATTCCACCGTAAAGTTTGACATAAGAAAAGGGAGAAAAAACAGAATGAAGCAGAAGATAGAATCTGTTGAGAAGAGAATTGGGAGAGAGATTAAAAAGATTTAA
- a CDS encoding NADP-dependent isocitrate dehydrogenase, with the protein MAKKATIVWTKVDEAPALATYSLLPIVRAFTKDAGVEIELRDISLGGRVLAAWGKAPDDLAYLGELVWKPEANIMKLPNISASIPQLVDAIKELQSKGYDIPDFPEDPKTEEEKKIREVYAKCLGSVVNPVLRQGNSDRRIAKPVKDYARKAAEKRNWMKPVPENSKSYVAHMKGGDFYENEKSVTLQKDTKIRYEFVDKNGNVTVMKEIELGEGDVVDATYMNREKLREFYSEVIEDAKYNDILFSLHVKATMMKVSDPVMFGDAIRVYFKELFEEFGRELEEIGFNPNNGLVDLEKKLSKLPEEKQEAIKKKIEEIYAKQPRLYMVDSDKGITNLHRPNDVIIDASIPAVIKNGIQGWGPSGEVDDCVITVPDRSYATMYREIVDDIKLNGQFDPKTIGSVANVGLMAMKAEEYGSHDKTFFPPADGIMRVVDEDGNVLIEHEVNAGDIYRSCVTKKIAIEDWVKLAVNRAKESGEPIVFWLDAYRAHDRQLIRKVREELKKYDLTGIEWHIMAPPEAMKYTLKRFRQGLNTIAVTGNVLRDYLTDLFPIIEVGTSARSLSIVPLINGGGVFETGAGGSAPKHVQQFVKEGHLRWDSLGEYLAFVESLKLAYKQAGDEKIKVLAETLSEAVGKYLENDRTPKRKVGELDTRGSHFYLALYWAEALANQTEDKELAEKFAPIAKALKENEEKILEEIRATEGSPKDIGGYYLPDDEKAEAAMRPSKTFNEIIDSI; encoded by the coding sequence ATGGCTAAAAAGGCTACCATCGTCTGGACAAAAGTTGACGAGGCGCCGGCACTTGCAACTTACTCCCTGCTTCCAATTGTCAGGGCTTTTACAAAGGATGCCGGTGTAGAGATTGAGCTGAGAGATATTTCTCTTGGTGGAAGAGTTCTTGCTGCCTGGGGAAAGGCACCTGATGATCTTGCTTATCTTGGCGAGCTTGTATGGAAACCGGAAGCCAACATTATGAAGCTTCCAAACATTTCAGCTTCAATTCCTCAGCTTGTTGATGCTATAAAAGAGCTTCAGTCAAAAGGTTATGATATTCCTGATTTTCCTGAAGATCCAAAAACAGAGGAAGAGAAGAAAATAAGGGAAGTTTACGCAAAGTGTCTTGGTAGCGTTGTTAACCCGGTTCTCAGGCAGGGTAACTCAGACAGGAGAATTGCAAAGCCTGTTAAGGATTATGCCAGAAAAGCTGCAGAAAAGCGCAATTGGATGAAGCCTGTTCCTGAAAATTCAAAGAGTTACGTTGCTCACATGAAAGGTGGAGACTTCTATGAGAACGAAAAATCTGTAACACTTCAGAAAGATACAAAAATCCGATATGAGTTCGTTGATAAGAACGGCAACGTTACCGTTATGAAAGAGATAGAGCTTGGTGAAGGTGATGTTGTTGATGCTACTTACATGAACAGAGAAAAGCTTAGAGAATTTTACTCAGAAGTGATTGAGGATGCTAAGTATAACGATATTCTCTTCTCCCTTCACGTAAAAGCTACTATGATGAAAGTTTCCGATCCTGTAATGTTTGGTGATGCAATCAGAGTTTACTTTAAGGAGCTTTTCGAAGAATTTGGCAGGGAGCTTGAAGAGATAGGTTTTAATCCTAACAACGGACTTGTTGACCTTGAGAAGAAGCTTTCAAAACTTCCGGAGGAAAAACAAGAGGCTATTAAGAAAAAAATAGAAGAGATTTACGCTAAGCAGCCAAGGCTTTACATGGTTGATTCTGATAAGGGAATAACAAACCTCCACAGACCTAACGATGTTATTATCGATGCTTCTATTCCTGCCGTTATAAAGAACGGTATTCAGGGTTGGGGACCTTCCGGTGAGGTTGACGACTGCGTTATTACAGTTCCGGATAGAAGCTACGCAACAATGTACAGAGAGATTGTTGACGATATAAAGCTTAACGGACAGTTTGATCCTAAAACAATTGGAAGCGTGGCCAACGTGGGTCTCATGGCAATGAAGGCTGAAGAGTATGGTAGCCACGACAAGACATTCTTCCCTCCGGCTGACGGTATTATGAGAGTTGTTGATGAAGATGGAAACGTTCTTATAGAACACGAGGTTAACGCCGGCGATATCTACAGAAGTTGTGTTACCAAAAAGATAGCTATTGAAGATTGGGTTAAACTTGCCGTAAACAGAGCTAAAGAAAGTGGAGAGCCTATCGTATTCTGGCTTGACGCTTACAGAGCTCACGACAGACAACTTATTAGAAAGGTTAGGGAAGAGCTTAAAAAGTATGACCTTACAGGTATAGAATGGCACATAATGGCTCCACCAGAAGCTATGAAGTACACGCTCAAGAGATTCAGACAGGGTCTAAATACGATTGCCGTTACAGGAAACGTTCTCAGAGATTACCTTACAGACCTGTTCCCGATTATTGAAGTTGGAACAAGTGCAAGAAGTCTTTCAATAGTTCCTCTTATTAATGGTGGTGGTGTATTTGAAACAGGTGCGGGCGGTTCGGCACCCAAGCACGTTCAGCAGTTTGTTAAAGAGGGGCACTTAAGGTGGGATTCTCTTGGTGAATACCTTGCATTTGTTGAATCTCTGAAGCTTGCTTACAAGCAAGCCGGTGATGAAAAGATTAAGGTTCTTGCTGAAACGCTTTCCGAAGCTGTAGGTAAGTATCTTGAAAATGACAGAACGCCTAAGAGAAAGGTCGGGGAGCTTGATACAAGGGGAAGCCACTTCTACCTTGCTCTTTACTGGGCGGAAGCTCTTGCAAACCAGACAGAGGATAAAGAGTTGGCCGAGAAATTTGCCCCGATAGCCAAAGCTCTTAAAGAAAATGAAGAGAAGATTCTTGAAGAGATAAGGGCAACGGAAGGTTCACCAAAGGATATTGGCGGTTACTATCTTCCTGATGACGAAAAGGCGGAAGCGGCTATGAGGCCGAGTAAAACATTCAACGAAATTATCGATTCCATTTAA
- a CDS encoding TIGR00703 family protein produces the protein MTVTELREIQALNTLVFETLGQPEKGREFKFKSLKRWGLDLIIGKKNGQKAFFVSEYGKRKAGDTYEEEGIHYEVTEVLYEMPKNKKLFAHIEMKNGRAYLVGELIEGSENIEILRLPAPSLLIAYFKKHKLHHLIEALKNIGTATELVKQRGQEGKPYPFEQLPNVARRFLREAKKVEKEAGFGRVALAYFGENKDGEPRFRVSWLLPTIALFEINIAEKSDKILAAFK, from the coding sequence ATGACTGTAACCGAACTCAGAGAAATACAGGCACTGAATACGCTGGTGTTTGAAACTTTAGGGCAGCCCGAAAAAGGAAGGGAGTTTAAATTCAAAAGCTTAAAAAGGTGGGGACTTGACCTGATAATCGGGAAAAAGAACGGCCAGAAAGCTTTTTTCGTTTCTGAATACGGGAAAAGAAAAGCGGGTGACACATATGAGGAAGAAGGTATTCATTATGAAGTTACAGAAGTGCTTTACGAAATGCCAAAGAATAAAAAACTGTTTGCTCACATAGAAATGAAAAACGGAAGGGCATACCTCGTAGGTGAGCTTATAGAAGGAAGCGAAAACATTGAAATACTCCGTCTTCCCGCACCATCACTTCTGATTGCATATTTTAAAAAACACAAACTTCACCACTTAATAGAAGCCTTAAAAAACATCGGCACGGCAACGGAGCTTGTTAAACAGCGGGGACAGGAAGGGAAACCTTACCCTTTTGAACAGCTTCCAAATGTTGCAAGAAGGTTTCTAAGAGAAGCGAAAAAAGTAGAAAAGGAAGCCGGTTTTGGAAGAGTAGCCCTTGCATATTTCGGAGAAAATAAAGACGGAGAGCCAAGATTCAGAGTTTCATGGCTTCTTCCAACAATAGCCCTTTTTGAGATAAACATAGCAGAAAAATCCGACAAAATCCTCGCCGCTTTCAAGTAG